TCAAACCTCAGAATCCGAAATTTAGAGTGTGACACGTCAGTGTAGTAACACAAGGAAAAAAAAAGAGAATGTTGACAGTGGGATTTGAACCCACGCCCTTTCGGACAGGAACCTTAATCCTGCGCCTTAGACCAACTCGGCCATATCAACTTGTTGTTTGTTAAAGAATACACTTTAGTTTTAATAAATGTATTCCATTTACATACTCCACATGCAAAATAACATTGCTGATGTAATTGAAACTAGAGATGACTTCAGCTTGTCTAAAGTAGAACAATGTGTTAATATTTAGTTGTCCCTAAAGAGATAATTTTCGTCATTATCAATTTAATTTGAAGCTTATAAGTCTATAAATTATAAATGAGTGGTATGGAATAACACCATTAATCATGGAGATTAAGCCGGGAGAAAGTAGAGATAAAGCTTATAGTATTCCATTAATTAAAAATACGAACACACACGGGAATTTTACAAAGATCAAACCGTAACAACAACTAAATTATATCAAATCTAAAAATCCTCGTCGAGCGAGAACACATGGTTATCAAACGCGCCGTTTCCGTTAACGCTAGACATGACGGAAGCCTTCTGGTAATCACCAACCCTCTTCTCGAAGAAATTCGTTTTCCCCTGAAGCGAGATCAACTCCATCCAATCAAACGGATTCGCCACACCGTACACCTTCCCGTACCCAAGCGCACCCAACAACCTATCCGCCACGAACTCAATATACTGACTCATCAAGTCCCGGTTCATCCCCACCAACGCGCAAGGAAGCGCGTCGCAGACAAACTCCCTCTCGATCTCCACCGCGTCGCACACGATCGACTTCACGCGCTCTTCCGATAGCTTCGTCCTCAAGAGGGTATAGATCAGGCACGCGAAGTCGCAGTGAAGGCCTTCGTCTCGCGAGATCAGCTCGTTGGAGAAGGTGAGCCCCGGCATGAGCCCACGCTTCTTGAGCCAGAAGATCGAGCAGAAGCTACCGGAGAAGAAGATCCCTTCGACGCAAGCGAACGCCACGATCCTCTCGGCGAAAGTCTGAGATCCGTCGATCCACTTCATGGCCCATTGGGCCTTCTTCGCGACGCAAGGGATGGTCTCAATCGCGCGGAAGAGATGGTCCCTCTCCTTGTTGTCCTTGATGTACGTATCTAACAAGAGACTGTACATCTCCGAGTGGATATTCTCGATCGCGATCTGGAACCCGTAGAAGGCGCGCGCCTCGGAGACCTGCACGTCGGACATGAACCGGGTGGCGAGATTCTCGAGAACGATCCCGTCGGAGGCGGCGAAGAAGGCGAGGACGTGTTTGATGAAGTGGCGCTCTCCGTCGTCGAGATTGTTCTCCCAGTCGCGTGTGTCTTGGGAGAGGTCGACTTCTTCGGCGGTCCAGAAGGAGGCTTCGGCTTTCTTGTACATCTCCCAGATCTGCGGGTAGTGGATTGGGAACATGCAGAATCTGTCTGGGGTTGGGGTTAGGAGCGGCTCTTCGGCCATGGAAGGCATGTTTGTTGATGATTTTGAGGGGAAGAGGTTGATTGAAGATGTGGTTTGATGGTTTGATTTTGGGATCTAGGGATGAATATTTATGATGGAGGCGAAAGGGTTTGAAGAGAAGAGGGAAAGGGTGGAGGGAGCCGTCGAAACGTTTTGAAATTTTCGAGGAGGCTTGTTGGGGAAGATGAAGGGTATTATCGTCATTTGGACTTAAGTTTTGGCGTGGGGAAGCGAGGGAAGTAATAAAGTTGGCGCCTTGGCGGCAACGTTTGATAAATTCGCCAGATAAGTCTTAAAGGGTAATACCGACATTTTGTGATTCGCGTGTCTTGTTGTGAATTGTTGTGAGTTAACACGTGCCTTCACGTTATATTCGTTTTTAAGCCCAAGGTGATAAACGGGAATACAAGTTTGACTTGACCTAACTAAAGTGCTTCAATTTAAATGTTCGACGTAAGGCCCATTTTGTGAGCTCATTATGTACTAGGTAAATTTGGGTATGGCTTAAAAATAAGCTGTTGTTTGTCATACTCAATCATGAGACACAACACACGTTAACCCCCTGTGGCTCTATTTTGTCTAGATGTTCATGTGGGGTTTCAAAATAGATATCGGTCCATCACAAACCTCACATTATCCCATTGTTTGAAAAATACTGTTTCAGTTCTGTGACCAAACGTATCAAATGGAGGAAGAGAAGCTGAAGAAGGGAAAGAAAAATCTCTTATACACTAAATCACATATCAGATCACCAATAAAATTTTGACACGTAGGATTTGCTTGACAAATATTTTAAATCATAACTGCAAAAAAATCAAATAGTGCAAATCATTTCCGTCTATTTATCTCAATTGTTTTTTTCTTAAATAAATAAATATAAACTAAAAATCCCTAAAATTTCTCACATCACACCCATGAATTCACAATATTTGAAACAATTATTTCTCTTCGTAAACTCAAAATGCCTATAACGTAAATTGATCTCTATCTGCTTTCAAAATTTTTAGTTCTAAATTCTTTGTAACAACTTCTAACTCTCTCCAAAATATGACGAATTTTCAATTTTTAAGCAAGTAGACTGAAACTTCTACTGTAACCAAAACTAGAACTTGATTCACGCCTCCGCGCGGATGTTTGATTTAACATGTGTTCAACGTAAACTCATATATCGCTGATTTTATAATATAGATGTTTGATACTAATTTTTTTATTTGTATATAATATTATATTAAAATTTTATAATTTGATGCAATTTGATGTAATTGTACTATTTATATATTAATCTGTCTTTTTTAATTTATTTTAAAATGAAACAACATACTAAAATTTTTAATTTTTGCATTAGTTTTCTATGAATTATTATTACTTTTATGATATATTTTTTTCTTGGAAATTTAGCTCTCGAAATTTTATATTTGACTAAACTAAATAAGTTAGTAATTGTTTTAAATAATATATACTATATATTTTAGTTTGTGTTTTTATTTCACCACAAAGAAACAACAACCATTATAATTAATTAATTTAAATTGATTTAAAATGCAGTGGCAGAATCAGTAAATAAAAAAATACGAAATAAAATACTTAATTCATTGTAAATGCAATAGATAAATGCGTAAATAAAGAAAAACTAGATCTGGACCCGCCCGACCAGACGGGTGTTTTTTTCTGTTTACATAATGTAATTAAATAATTTTACACTATTATATAATGTATAAAAATTATAATACAAATAATGACAAAAATACATCACATAATACAAATATTGATGTAGCATAATTCCCCTAATAGTCATTAAAAAGCAAATGTGCATTTGACCACACTGTGACAACAAAATTGAGTTAATTCATAAACATATGTGAGCTAAACTTTTTAAAAAATGAAAAATCTAACTTCGATAAGATAATTTAAGTTGGGTCATATTTCTATTGACAACCATTCACTACAAGAAAACAATGACATACTGAGGGAAAAAATCGTCGTTATGTCGTCGGAATAACGTTATTCCGACGACATACCGACGAAACAAGTCATCGGAAATAACTACTCGGAAATTCATTTTTCCTCGGAATTTTCCGACGGAATTCCGAGGAAAAAAATTTCCGAGAAAATTCCGAGGACCACATGTTCGTCAGAAAACTCCTCGGAATATACCGAGGGAGAGCTTCCTCGGGATATTTCGATGGATTTTCCGATGGTCCAATCCTCGGAAGTTCCGACGAAATGTTCCTCGAAATTTTCATCGGAAGATTCTGAGGGACATGGTCCTCGGAATTTGTCCCTCGGAAAATTCCGAGGAACAGTGTCCCTCGGAATATTCCGAAGAACATGTCCCTCGGTATATTCCTACGGACCCCGTTCCTCGGAATTTAAAAAAAATTAATTTTTTTTTAAAAAATAAAATTTTTGAANNNNNNNN
This genomic interval from Brassica oleracea var. oleracea cultivar TO1000 chromosome C2, BOL, whole genome shotgun sequence contains the following:
- the LOC106322519 gene encoding ribonucleoside-diphosphate reductase small chain C, with translation MPSMAEEPLLTPTPDRFCMFPIHYPQIWEMYKKAEASFWTAEEVDLSQDTRDWENNLDDGERHFIKHVLAFFAASDGIVLENLATRFMSDVQVSEARAFYGFQIAIENIHSEMYSLLLDTYIKDNKERDHLFRAIETIPCVAKKAQWAMKWIDGSQTFAERIVAFACVEGIFFSGSFCSIFWLKKRGLMPGLTFSNELISRDEGLHCDFACLIYTLLRTKLSEERVKSIVCDAVEIEREFVCDALPCALVGMNRDLMSQYIEFVADRLLGALGYGKVYGVANPFDWMELISLQGKTNFFEKRVGDYQKASVMSSVNGNGAFDNHVFSLDEDF